In Lotus japonicus ecotype B-129 chromosome 5, LjGifu_v1.2, one genomic interval encodes:
- the LOC130717324 gene encoding uncharacterized protein LOC130717324, whose amino-acid sequence MSQDSSKKLTPEMNAYGVKVLGLKSKTPKSSKVSKSSPHTSEIAIAQGIPQPSSDPSKMKGKKARSKSDASKAKKKMVTRSSEATQGVNFEAEINSSTGDDVADFRITEVLDTPLKEVLHANVDPIVPSPSNNQSSHGVDTDCNKDSDHLEEEVMVPISTPSVDKDMHVEDVQNVIENSESDEVLLNTLGASASVASKRKKMTVVRKYSTRSSGKKLGLGLSENKKRKKVIILDDDTPVVQNVKRKVHKDNAAPVVDETPIEELDKSDTGPAAQKRKIGKRIPENVPAAPLDNISFHSEESVGKWKYVYQRRIAQERELTGEILHCQEIMKLLEAAGLLKTVTEIGGCYDKLVREFIVNVTTNCTVSGHPEFRKVFVRGKCVHFSPEIINRYLGRSTVATGNEELSLSAITKELTAGQNMVWPAKGLLSSTYLSVKYAILNRIGAANWAPTTHSSDVSSGLAKLIYLVGTQTQFDFGEYVFAQTMKHAETFAVRLPISFPCLICGIILSQHPQILLDDEVPSKKASLLTIDSRLLAGAHVSDVADLAEMTQGEGTSS is encoded by the coding sequence ATGAGTCAAGATTCTAGCAAGAAACTCACTCCTGAGATGAATGCTTACGGGGTAAAGGTATTGGGTTTGAAATCCAAAACCCCAAAATCTTCAAAGGTTTCAAAatcctctcctcatacctctgaAATCGCAATTGCTCAAGGTATTCCTCAACCATCATCTGATCcgagtaagatgaaagggaaaaaGGCTCGATCCAAGTCAGATGCGTCCAAagcaaagaagaagatggtaaCGAGAAGCTCTGAGGCAACCCAGGGAGTAAATTTCGAGGCTGAAATCAACTCAAGTACAGGTGATGATGTTGCTGATTTTCGTATCACTGAAGTGTTGGACACTCCTCTCAAGGAAGTTTTACATGCAAATGTAGATCCAATTGTTCCATCACCAAGCAACAACCAATCAAGCCACGGTGTTGATACTGATTGCAACAAGGATTCTGATCATCTTGAAGAAGAGGTAATGGTTCCCATCTCTACTCCCTCTGTTGATAAAGATATGCATGTCGAGGATGTTCAGAATGTCATTGAGAACTCAGAATCTGATGAGGTGTTGCTCAACACCCTTGGTGCTTCTGCTTCTGTTGCTTCAAAGAGGAAAAAGATGACTGTTGTTCGTAAGTACTCTACGCGTTCCTCTGGCAAGAAgttaggtttgggtttgagtgagAACAAGAAGCGCAAGAAGGTCATTATTCTTGATGATGATACTCCTGTTGTCCAGAATGTCAAGAGAAAGGTTCACAAAGACAATGCTGCTCCTGTTGTTGATGAGACTCCAATTGAGGAGTTGGATAAGTCAGATACTGGTCCTGCTGCTCAGAAGCGTAAGATTGGGAAACGAATTCCAGAAAATGTGCCTGCTGCTCCTTTGGATAATATTTCTTTTCACTCTGAAGAGAGTGTTGGTAAGTGGAAGTATGTTTATCAGCGCAGGATTGCTCAAGAGAGGGAATTGACTGGTGAGATTCTGCATTGTCAAGAAATCATGAAACTTCTTGAGGCTGCTGGGTTATTGAAAACTGTTACTGAGATAGGTGGCTGCTATGACAAGTTGGTGAGAGAATTTATTGTGAATGTGACTACAAATTGCACTGTTTCTGGGCATCCTGAGTTCAGGAAAGTTTTTGTGCGTGGTAAGTGTGTCCATTTTTCACCTGAGATCATTAACCGGTATTTGGGAAGGAGCACTGTTGCCACAGGAAATGAAGAGCTGTCATTGAGTGCTATCACTAAAGAACTCACGGCTGGTCAGAATATGGTATGGCCTGCTAAAGGATTGTTGTCTTCTACTTatttgagtgtgaagtatgctatcttGAATCGCATTGGTGCTGCAAATTGGGCTCCTACTACACATAGCTCAGATGTTTCTTCAGGTTTGGCAAAGTTAATTTATCTGGTTGGAACTCAAACTCAGTTTGATTTTGGTGAATATGTCTTTGCTCAAACTATGAAGCATGCTGAAACTTTTGCTGTCAGGCTTCCTATCAGTTTTCCTTGTTTAATTTGTGGGATTATTTTAAGTCAACATCCTCAAATTCTCCTTGATGATGAGGTTCCTAGCAAGAAAGCTAGTCTTCTCACTATTGATTCCAGGCTGCTAGCTGGTGCCCATGTTTCTGATGTTGCTGATTTGGCTGAGATGACTCAGGGGGAGGGTACTTCCTCTTAG